Proteins from a genomic interval of Arvicola amphibius chromosome 10, mArvAmp1.2, whole genome shotgun sequence:
- the Ccdc54 gene encoding coiled-coil domain-containing protein 54: protein MYRLHTQRVEAAAGRVWTHSLRKIRRSLKSAYQKCKSQHSYSTSRPTTAPYDCDQDALSLNEEMNLTAMLQDIKRGQMELLNQMTDIVSAISSIQEKIDHYQKQMEALETRISISEDRQIAATKDIVSMREDIDSLKKKVMELESQNSYSSIRCLEVLEGQKGKEIVQLFHKLLQPETSKDLDTEISSAESGRVSSYPEPTGQIREKTMSSEIETLKKNNSLQNASVSCKKVRSNIYIYPDFSTWIKLTFVHGGKWRFFLSATKLEEFVQWLLSRPTILPEEPQVISQRDWAFTGPIENLATICLSLFNYIYCLFGSSKQEITRL from the coding sequence ATGTACCGACTTCACACCCAAAGAGTAGAAGCTGCTGCTGGACGTGTGTGGACTCACAGTCTCCGTAAGATCAGGCGCTCTCTTAAAAGTGCTTACCAGAAATGTAAGAGCCAGCACTCTTATTCAACCAGCCGCCCAACAACGGCTCCTTATGACTGTGACCAAGATGCTCTCAgtttgaatgaagaaatgaatctAACAGCAATGCTCCAAGACATTAAAAGGGGACAAATGGAACTCCTCAACCAAATGACCGACATTGTCAGTGCAATATCAAGTATCCAGGAAAAGATTGACCATTATCAGAAGCAGATGGAAGCCCTAGAAACCAGAATAAGCATCAGTGAAGACAGACAAATAGCAGCCACCAAAGACATCGTCTCCATGAGAGAAGACATCGACTCTCTGAAGAAGAAGGTGATGGAGCTGGAAAGCCAGAATTCTTACTCCAGCATCCGCTGCCTAGAGGTTCTGGAAGGACAAAAGGGTAAAGAAATTGTGCAGCTGTTCCATAAACTCCTACAACCAGAAACCTCAAAGGACCTAGACACTGAAATCTCTTCCGCAGAATCAGGGAGGGTGTCCAGTTATCCAGAGCCCACTGGCCAGATTAGGGAAAAAACAATGTCTTCTGAAATTGAAActctgaagaaaaataacagcCTGCAGAATGCATCTGTGAGCTGTAAAAAGGTAAggtcaaatatttatatttacccTGACTTCAGTACATGGATCAAGCTCACTTTTGTTCATGGAGGAAAATGGAGGTTTTTCCTCAGTGCCACCAAGTTAGAGGAATTCGTGCAGTGGCTTCTGTCTAGGCCAACCATCCTTCCTGAGGAACCACAAGTCATATCCCAGAGAGACTGGGCCTTCACTGGACCCATTGAGAACTTGGCCacaatctgtctctctctcttcaactatATTTACTGCCTCTTTGGTTCCTCAAAACAGGAAATAACTCGTCTTTAG